A single genomic interval of Brevibacillus brevis harbors:
- a CDS encoding pentapeptide repeat-containing protein, whose translation MKVDIIKQLDLHQQWTDSLGKEGVRFFVDEEDFRSIDVTEYRLVESRLIASTFDGMNLKDKDFYAAHLYSSTFRSANLENAIFTKSEADYADFTGANLQRATFVKSSCFETVFARADLRHAKLVNSLFSQADFRDANLEGADISVSSFQEVLFQGAQLKGVTGIEEAFIKSINIGTVEQPDLLAGEEARKWLIQQIHTP comes from the coding sequence ATGAAGGTCGATATAATCAAGCAATTAGATTTGCATCAACAATGGACTGATTCGCTTGGGAAAGAGGGAGTGAGGTTCTTCGTGGATGAAGAAGACTTTCGCTCCATAGACGTAACGGAGTATCGTCTGGTCGAATCACGTTTGATCGCCAGTACTTTTGACGGGATGAATTTGAAGGACAAAGATTTTTATGCGGCACATTTGTATTCCTCTACCTTTCGATCAGCGAATTTGGAAAATGCGATTTTCACCAAAAGCGAGGCAGACTATGCAGATTTTACAGGTGCCAATTTGCAACGGGCGACCTTCGTCAAAAGCTCTTGCTTCGAAACTGTGTTTGCCCGAGCAGACTTAAGGCATGCAAAGCTAGTGAACTCTCTCTTTTCTCAAGCCGACTTTCGTGATGCCAATTTGGAAGGTGCAGATATCAGTGTTTCCTCGTTCCAAGAAGTATTGTTTCAAGGAGCACAACTAAAAGGGGTAACAGGTATAGAAGAAGCTTTTATCAAAAGCATAAATATCGGTACCGTCGAGCAGCCAGACCTTCTTGCAGGAGAGGAAGCGAGAAAGTGGCTCATACAGCAAATCCATACACCATGA